The Candidatus Eisenbacteria bacterium DNA segment ATTACCGCCGTTTATCCCGGAGCAGGGGCTCAGGAAATTGAAAACCAGGTTACGAAACCGATTGAAGAGGCGATGAGCTCCCTCAACAGACTGAAGAACATGTACTCGACAAGTGCCGAGGGTTTCTCCCAGATTGTTCTTGAGTTTGAAATAGGAGTAAAGGTCAGGGATGCCGACTCTGATGTAAGGGAGAAAATAGCAGAGATGCGCTCGCAGCTTCCCCGCGACATGGAGGAACCGACAATAGCAAAGTTTGATGTCTCGGCTACTCCCGTCATGATTTTCTCGCTGGGAGGCGATCTTCCTCTCGACGAACTAAGAACTCTGGCCGAGGACAAGGTCAAGAACCGAATCCAGCAAACAGAAGAAGTAGCTCAAGTAAGCTTGGTTGGGGGGCTTGAAAGAGAAATTAGAGTAGAGGTAGATAGAAGGAAACTCAGTGCGTACCACCTTTCAGTTCAGCAAATAATCGGGGCTCTGGCCGGCGAAAACCTCAACCTCCCGGGCGGTCGAGTGGAGATTCAGCCCCAGGAGCTTGTCTTGAGGTTTACCGGCGAGTTCCAGAATGTGCCGGAGATCGGCGAAATTCCCCTGGCTAATGGCGGAGGAACTTCGCTTCACCTTAAAGATGTCGCCACTGTAAAGGATACGTTCAAAGAATTGAGAGAAATTACGAAGCTTGATGGAAAACCCTCAGTCTCGTTCATCGTGTACAAGCAGTCAGGCGGGAACACGGTCAAAGTGTGCTCCCGGCTCAAGAAAACGATAGAAAAACTGGGGAAAGAGCTGCCCGCCGGCATCACCATCCAAGTCGCCTCTGATCAGTCCAAGTACATCCGCAGGGCAGTGACCGATACGATGTGGACGCTCTATCTCGGCGCTCTCTTCGCCACACTGGTCATATTCATCTTTCTTGGGAATATCAGAAGTACAATAATCGCCGCCCTGGCCATACCCACCTCAATACTCGCCACATTCATCCTGATGCAGGCGTTTGGCTACACAATAAACATGATGACCCTCATGGGTCTGTCTTTGTGCGTGGGCATCTTAATTGATGATGCGATTGTCGTCCGGGAGAATATCTTCAGGCATGTGGAGGAGGGGATGGACCCCGAGGAGGCTTCCAAATTCGGCACCGAGGAGGTGGGGCTGGCAGTTATGGCGTGCACCTTCACCATTATTGCGGTTTTCGTGCCGGTGGCCTACATGGGCGGAATCGTCGGGAAGTTCTTCAGAGCCTTTTCCTTCACCGTGGTTTTTGCAGTCCTGTATTCTCTGTGGGACTCCTTCACGATGGCTCCCATGCTTTCAGCAAAAGTTCTGGCAAAAAAGAAAACTGAGAAGAAGACATTTCTCGATAAGTTGTTTGCCCCTCTGGGCCGGTTTTTTCAAAATCTCAACAAAGCTTACGGAAAGACTCTTGCGTGGTCCTTGCATCACAAGTTTCTGATAATCTTCTCCGCCACAGTGCTCTTCGTGCTGAGCATCAGCTTGACCTCCTTCCTCGGGAAAGAGTTCATGCCAACCGGTGACAGAGGGGAGTTCAGGGTCGGCGTAGAGACTCCGATCGGCACCTCCATTCAGGCCACGGAAAAAGCCGTGAGTGAGGTCGAGAAGATTCTCCGCACGTATCCCGAAGTTCACTCTCTCTTTACGACAATCGGGACAGACGTGGGCGCATCCAACAAAGGAAGCATCAGAGTTGAACTGGTTCCGTTGGCCCTGAGAAAGAGAGAGACCGCAGAAGTCGAGAACGCAGTGCGTGAAAGACTGGCAGAACTACCGGGTCTGAAATCCAAGATTCAGTTGATCGGGATGTTCGAGGGCGAAGTCGGGTACGAGATTGAGCTTTACATAAAGGGTCCTGAGATTCGGGTCCTGGACAGACTCTCAGCAGAACTTTTGGACATCGTCGAAGGAATCCCGGGCATTGTCGATCCTGACCGCTCGGTTCGTGAAGGCAAGCCCGAGATGAGAGTGGTCGTGAATCGAGAGAAAGCGAGCCGTTTAGGCATCTCAACAATGCAGGTTGCTTCGACCCTACGCGCCCTGGTTGACGGAAACGTCGCCACAAAATTCAGGCAGGGTGAAAAGGAGATCGACGTAAGAGTGATCATGCCGCCTGAACAGAAGAATAACCCTTTGGACATATCCTCAATTGACATTCCAAGTCAGCTGGGGGTGACCGTTCCTATTAAGAGCATAACTACCTTGAGTGAAGGAAGCGGGCCGACCCAGATCACAAGACAGAATAGACAGAGAATGGCTACAGTGACTGCAAATATCGCCGGACGTCCCCTGAGCGAAATAACGCGGGACTTGAACAGGAAGCTGGCTGACCTTTCCCTTCCTACGGGTTACGAGATTGAACAAAGAGGTGAGGCTGAGATGATGGGGGACATGTTCACCAACATGATTCTGGTCATGATTCTGGGAGTCGTCTTCATATTCATAGTGCTCGGCTCTCAGTTTAACTCCTTTCTGCACCCGTTCACGATCATGCTTGCCTTGCCTCTGGCAATTGTCGGTGCCCTGCTGGCAACATACCTGACCGGCAAGTCAATAAACATGATGACAATGGTGGGAATGATTCTCTTGATGGGAATCGTGACGAAGAATTCAATTCTGCTCGTTGACTACGCCATTACACTGAGGAAGAGAGGACTTCCGAGGGAGGAAGCGATTCTCAAAGCAGGACCGGTCAGACTGCGTCCGATTCTTATGACTTCGGCGGCCATGATCATGGGAATGTTCCCCACAGCACTGGGAATGGGCGAGGGAGCAGAATGGAGACAGGGATTGGGAATTGCCGTCATAGGTGGACTTATCACTTCGACGCTTCTGACTCTGATCGTGGTCCCGGTAACTTATGTGATAGTGGACGACTTTGGCGAATTCTTGAAGCGAAACATAAAAATCGGAGGATAGAATCTCGGAGGAACTATGTTTAGGAGCCGTTTAAGGCTTGTGCTTTTTTCTCTTCTTTTCGCCTTGATGGTTTCTCCTGCTTTCTCCCAGGAGAAACTCACTCTTAACCTCGAAAAGAGTCTCGACACTGCGTACAAGAACAACAGGGGCCGTTTGGCGCAGAAGGAGAAGATCTTGACTTCACAGTTCAAGATATCTGAGGCCAGGGCAGGTTTCTACCCGAGACTTTCGTTGCAGGGGAGTTACACTTATTTGGGCGTAGTGCCGAGTTTCGTCTTTTCCATGCCGGGTCTTGGGACGAGAACAATCCCAATGGGATTTCAAGACAACTATAATTTCAAGCTTGTTCTTCAGCAGCCCATCTTCACCTGGGGCCGCCTTCGCAATGCCTACTCCATTTCCAAGCGGAATCTTGAACTGGAGGAGGAGAGTTACAGGAAAGACAAGCAGAGGATAACCGTCGATGTGACGAGCTCCTTCTACTCGGTTCTCCTGGGAAGAGAACTTATCAGTGTCAGAGAAGAGTCTCTGAAGAATATCGAAGAGCATCTCAGGGCGGTGGAGTTGAGGTACAAGGCAGGAGAGGCCTCGGAGTTTGATCTGCTGAGGGCGAAGGTTCAACTGGCTAACGCAAAACCTACTGTTCTTGAGGCAAAACAGACATACGATATGGCTCTTCGCGCCTTCAAGCTAGTCCTGGGTCTGACGCAAGAGACCGAGGTTGAGCTCGAAGGCGAACTTTCATTCAAGCCCATGGAAACAGATGTGGAAACCGCAACCCAGGAAGTCCTTTCCAGGAGACCCGAACTTAGATCGCTGGCGATTCAAGAGAACATAACCCGCTCAGGATTGTCAATCGCCAAGGCAGGGAACAAGCCCGCTCTGGTGGGCCTGATCAACTATGCTTACGAGAACCCGTTCTACGGCGTGCAAAGATGGGATACAGACTGGAACTTCACTATCGCCCTGAACCTGCCTCTCTTTGACGGCTTCACCACGAAATCTCAGGTCAGCCAGGCACAATCAGGTTTAAGACAGCTCGAGCTTGGCAGAAAGGACCTGACAGAGGCGATAAAGTTGGAGGTGAGGGACGCTGTGAACAGCCTAGATCTTGCCACGGAGAGAATTCTTTCGCAGGAAGAGAACATCAAGCAATCAAAAGAGGGTCTGCGGATAGCCAAGATCCAGTATTTGCAGGGAATGATCACGAGCCTCGAGGAGATGGATGCGGAACTGGCCCTGACGTATGCCCGGATCAGCTACCTCCAGGCGCTGGCCGATCATCTCATCGCGCAGGCAAAGTACAAAAAAGCCCTCGGAGCAGAATAAAATAGTGACAGTCACCTATTTTCAAAAAAGGAAAAAATTGCACACGAAAATAGGTGCCAAAATAGGTGCCTGTCACTATTTTCTATTTTTCAGCAGCGAGATGAAGATATTTTCCAGTGACGGTTGGATGACGCGCCAGTTAGTTATCTCGATGCCTTCGTTTCTCAGCTTGTCCAGCATCACAGGAAGGTCCCGGTCCTTGTCCTGAACGACAACATTCAGCCTGTCGCCAAAGACCTGAACTTCGCTTGCTCCCGGCAGTTGCTTGATTGCCGCAGACGCTCTCCTGATTTCGCTGCACACGACCTCGATAATTGTTCCTTTCATCAACTTCTTTATGTTGTGCGGCGTGTCAGCCATCATCAGACTTCCCTTGTTCATCAGTCCGACTCGCGTGCACCGCTCGGCCTCATCAAGATACGGTGTCGTCATCACAATCGTTATCCCGGTCTTCAGCAGGTTCGAGAGAATCTTCCAGAAGTCCCGGCGGGAAACCGGATCAACGCCGGTCGTCGGTTCATCCAGGAAGATGATCTGGGGCGTGTGTATGAGCGTGCAAGCAAGCGCAAGTTTCTGTTTCATTCCGCCGGAGAGCTTGTCGCTGAGCCGCGTGCGAAACGGAGTAAGCCGGGTGAACTCAAGCAACTCCTCGCGGCGCCTCTTGTAGTCCCCGACTTCATGGATTTCAGCAAAGAACTCGATGTTCTCATCGATCGTCAGGTCACCGTAGAGACTGAATCTCTGCGAAAGATAGCCGATGTGTTTCTTGATTTCTTCCAAATCCTTGCGTAAGTCGTATCCGAGTATCTTCACGTTGCCGGAAGTCGGCCGGGCAATCCCGCAGAGCATCCGCATCGTCGTCGTCTTACCGGCACCGTCCGGACCTACAATTGAAAACATCTCCCCACGGTTCACGGTCAGGTTCAGATTATTGACCGCCTCAATCTCACCAAGCCGTTTTGTGAGGCCTTCGATTTCAATCACGACATCAGTCATCTGGACTTTTCGTTTTGATGGGAAAAGCAGGGCGGAGAGAATCAAGACACATACTTTTCCTCAGTGCGAGGAGATCTTGACTACCTTGATGGCGGCATCTGCGGGCATGCCGGGTTTGAGTGCGCCGTCCGGATTGTCTATTGCAATCTTCACGCCAAAAACAAGCTTCACTCTGTCTTCCTTCGTCTGCACGTTCTTCGGCGTGAACTCGGCAACCGGAGAAATGTAAACAACTTTCCCACGGAATATCCTTTTGGGGTCAGTGTCAGTCCGTACCTGCGCTTCACTGCCCAGTTTCACCCTACCGAGTTCGGTTTCGTTCACATAAATCATCAAGTCCACGTTGCTGAGCTTCGAAATCGTCGCGACAGTCGCTCCTTGCCCCACGAGCTCGCCCACCTCAACGGCTTTGTGGATGAGAATACCGGGGACCGGCGCAGTGATGTGACAGTCTGAAATAGTTTTCTTAAGAAGGTCAGCCGAGGCCCTTGCCTGAGCGAGCCGGGCTTCCGCTGCACGGATTTCCTCGGGCCGCGCCAACTGTTTCACCTTCCTCAAACCATGCCTTGAGGAATTGTATTGAGCAAGAGCAACTGTGTAGCGCGCTTCTGCATTGTCTTTTTCTCTCTGTGTGGCAACTTTCGTCTCGAACAGTTCGTGCACCCGGTCCAGATCATCTTTAGCAATCCCAAGATTTGCTTCTGCCTGCTTGAGATTCTCCTGGGCCTGCTCGATGTCTTCGGACCGCGACCCGCTGACAAGGAGCTTGAGCTGTGCATCGGCAACGTCGGCGTTCGCCTCAGCCTGCCTGAGTTGGAAATCAAGCGTTGAGTGGTCAATGACGGCAAGTGTATCGCCCTCTTTGACTGCACTTCCCTCTTCGAGGCGAAACTCGTTCACCTGAGCGCCAACTTTGGAGGCCACATTCACCTCAGTGGCCTCAATTGTACCGGATGCTTTTATCGCTCCGCGATTTCCGGTCCGCCCGCAAGATGAGATAAGGACCAGAATGAATGACAGAAAAATGAGTTGGCAAAATGATGAGATTGTGAACCTCATGAGACCATTTTGTTCATTAGTTTTGTATGTTCGTCGAACACAGAGTGGTGTCTGATATCTTCATTCCCGTGTACGGCATCAGCTCTTGATATCGATGCCGCCCATAATCACTGTCCCGGAAATTTTGAGAGTTTTCTGCCCGGAAGTCCCGGCTGAACCGCTTTTTCTTCTCTTGTCCGACACACTGCCAAGGAGGGGCGTTACCTTGACAATCAGATTCCAGTCTTCAGGGATGAAGAGTTCAACACCTCCACAACACGTCGTGACATCAAGATGCGCATCCTGGGCAAGCTGGGCCTTCGTGAGATCGAGTTTTGCTCCGCCAAACATTGCCGTAATATCGCCACCTTTAAACTCTGTGGAAGTGACACTGCCTTCCACTCCACCGAAAAATGCTGTAACACCAATTACATCCGAACTGAATGAGGAGCCCGTATTCCCGTGTCTTCCGCCCAGACGCCTGTACAGCATGGTGATGCCAAGCACTATAAGAATAATGGGCCAGAGATGATAGACTGAACTCAAATTCACGACTCCAAATTGATCAAGCTGGAGAAAAAGCCCGAGAAGAATAAGGATGATGGCAAAACTCGAACCGCGAGACCGGTCGCCAAACAACTTGCTCAGGCCTATCAGGATTAGAATGCTGGGCCACCAGGTGGAGACAACGTTCCCAAAATCAAGTGTCCCCAGATTGTCAAGAAGTAGAAGCAAACCCAACAATACCAAGAAAAGAGGAAAGAATATCCTCCGGCGACAATGAAATTCCATTACAACACCTCCTGGTTATGCGATGCGCCTTTACCTTACTTGATCTTGACCACCT contains these protein-coding regions:
- a CDS encoding efflux RND transporter permease subunit: MFLPNLAIRRPVFIVMQVLAILVLGLVSYSRIGIDLLPNVEFPYIAITAVYPGAGAQEIENQVTKPIEEAMSSLNRLKNMYSTSAEGFSQIVLEFEIGVKVRDADSDVREKIAEMRSQLPRDMEEPTIAKFDVSATPVMIFSLGGDLPLDELRTLAEDKVKNRIQQTEEVAQVSLVGGLEREIRVEVDRRKLSAYHLSVQQIIGALAGENLNLPGGRVEIQPQELVLRFTGEFQNVPEIGEIPLANGGGTSLHLKDVATVKDTFKELREITKLDGKPSVSFIVYKQSGGNTVKVCSRLKKTIEKLGKELPAGITIQVASDQSKYIRRAVTDTMWTLYLGALFATLVIFIFLGNIRSTIIAALAIPTSILATFILMQAFGYTINMMTLMGLSLCVGILIDDAIVVRENIFRHVEEGMDPEEASKFGTEEVGLAVMACTFTIIAVFVPVAYMGGIVGKFFRAFSFTVVFAVLYSLWDSFTMAPMLSAKVLAKKKTEKKTFLDKLFAPLGRFFQNLNKAYGKTLAWSLHHKFLIIFSATVLFVLSISLTSFLGKEFMPTGDRGEFRVGVETPIGTSIQATEKAVSEVEKILRTYPEVHSLFTTIGTDVGASNKGSIRVELVPLALRKRETAEVENAVRERLAELPGLKSKIQLIGMFEGEVGYEIELYIKGPEIRVLDRLSAELLDIVEGIPGIVDPDRSVREGKPEMRVVVNREKASRLGISTMQVASTLRALVDGNVATKFRQGEKEIDVRVIMPPEQKNNPLDISSIDIPSQLGVTVPIKSITTLSEGSGPTQITRQNRQRMATVTANIAGRPLSEITRDLNRKLADLSLPTGYEIEQRGEAEMMGDMFTNMILVMILGVVFIFIVLGSQFNSFLHPFTIMLALPLAIVGALLATYLTGKSINMMTMVGMILLMGIVTKNSILLVDYAITLRKRGLPREEAILKAGPVRLRPILMTSAAMIMGMFPTALGMGEGAEWRQGLGIAVIGGLITSTLLTLIVVPVTYVIVDDFGEFLKRNIKIGG
- a CDS encoding TolC family protein, which gives rise to MFRSRLRLVLFSLLFALMVSPAFSQEKLTLNLEKSLDTAYKNNRGRLAQKEKILTSQFKISEARAGFYPRLSLQGSYTYLGVVPSFVFSMPGLGTRTIPMGFQDNYNFKLVLQQPIFTWGRLRNAYSISKRNLELEEESYRKDKQRITVDVTSSFYSVLLGRELISVREESLKNIEEHLRAVELRYKAGEASEFDLLRAKVQLANAKPTVLEAKQTYDMALRAFKLVLGLTQETEVELEGELSFKPMETDVETATQEVLSRRPELRSLAIQENITRSGLSIAKAGNKPALVGLINYAYENPFYGVQRWDTDWNFTIALNLPLFDGFTTKSQVSQAQSGLRQLELGRKDLTEAIKLEVRDAVNSLDLATERILSQEENIKQSKEGLRIAKIQYLQGMITSLEEMDAELALTYARISYLQALADHLIAQAKYKKALGAE
- a CDS encoding ABC transporter ATP-binding protein — encoded protein: MILSALLFPSKRKVQMTDVVIEIEGLTKRLGEIEAVNNLNLTVNRGEMFSIVGPDGAGKTTTMRMLCGIARPTSGNVKILGYDLRKDLEEIKKHIGYLSQRFSLYGDLTIDENIEFFAEIHEVGDYKRRREELLEFTRLTPFRTRLSDKLSGGMKQKLALACTLIHTPQIIFLDEPTTGVDPVSRRDFWKILSNLLKTGITIVMTTPYLDEAERCTRVGLMNKGSLMMADTPHNIKKLMKGTIIEVVCSEIRRASAAIKQLPGASEVQVFGDRLNVVVQDKDRDLPVMLDKLRNEGIEITNWRVIQPSLENIFISLLKNRK
- a CDS encoding efflux RND transporter periplasmic adaptor subunit; this translates as MRFTISSFCQLIFLSFILVLISSCGRTGNRGAIKASGTIEATEVNVASKVGAQVNEFRLEEGSAVKEGDTLAVIDHSTLDFQLRQAEANADVADAQLKLLVSGSRSEDIEQAQENLKQAEANLGIAKDDLDRVHELFETKVATQREKDNAEARYTVALAQYNSSRHGLRKVKQLARPEEIRAAEARLAQARASADLLKKTISDCHITAPVPGILIHKAVEVGELVGQGATVATISKLSNVDLMIYVNETELGRVKLGSEAQVRTDTDPKRIFRGKVVYISPVAEFTPKNVQTKEDRVKLVFGVKIAIDNPDGALKPGMPADAAIKVVKISSH
- a CDS encoding DUF5668 domain-containing protein codes for the protein MEFHCRRRIFFPLFLVLLGLLLLLDNLGTLDFGNVVSTWWPSILILIGLSKLFGDRSRGSSFAIILILLGLFLQLDQFGVVNLSSVYHLWPIILIVLGITMLYRRLGGRHGNTGSSFSSDVIGVTAFFGGVEGSVTSTEFKGGDITAMFGGAKLDLTKAQLAQDAHLDVTTCCGGVELFIPEDWNLIVKVTPLLGSVSDKRRKSGSAGTSGQKTLKISGTVIMGGIDIKS